From a single Pseudoalteromonas nigrifaciens genomic region:
- the map gene encoding type I methionyl aminopeptidase: MSAIIKTPEEIEKMRVAGRLAADVLEMIGPYVVPGVTTDELNTICHDYIVNVQKAIPAPLNYHGFPKSVCTSVNHVICHGIPNEKPLKDGDSINIDVTIIKDGYHGDTSKMFHVGTPNIQGKRLAEVTQESLYIAIKMVKPGVRLGDIGEAIQKYAESFNYSIVREYCGHGIGAGFHEEPQVMHYGKAGTGEVLKAGMCLTIEPMVNAGKRQCKLLKDDWTVVTRDRSLSAQWEHTLLVTENGVEILTLRSDDTIDRIIEH; this comes from the coding sequence ATGAGCGCTATTATTAAGACCCCTGAAGAAATAGAGAAAATGCGCGTAGCTGGGCGCTTAGCGGCAGATGTACTTGAAATGATCGGCCCATATGTAGTGCCGGGCGTGACCACCGATGAGCTAAATACAATTTGTCATGATTATATTGTTAATGTGCAAAAAGCAATCCCTGCTCCATTAAATTATCATGGTTTTCCAAAATCAGTTTGCACCTCTGTAAACCATGTTATTTGCCATGGTATTCCAAACGAAAAGCCATTAAAAGATGGCGACAGTATTAATATTGACGTTACCATAATTAAAGATGGCTACCACGGCGACACTTCTAAAATGTTCCATGTTGGTACCCCTAACATTCAAGGTAAACGCCTTGCAGAAGTAACACAAGAAAGCCTCTACATTGCCATTAAAATGGTAAAACCAGGTGTGCGTTTAGGCGATATTGGCGAAGCAATTCAAAAATATGCTGAAAGCTTCAACTACTCAATTGTTCGTGAATACTGTGGCCATGGTATTGGCGCAGGGTTTCACGAAGAGCCACAAGTAATGCACTATGGCAAAGCAGGTACTGGCGAAGTATTAAAAGCCGGCATGTGTTTAACTATTGAGCCTATGGTCAATGCGGGCAAACGCCAATGTAAACTACTTAAAGATGATTGGACTGTGGTTACACGTGACCGTAGCTTGTCAGCCCAGTGGGAACATACTTTGTTAGTAACTGAAAATGGTGTTGAAATTTTAACGCTACGATCAGATGATACAATCGACAGGATCATTGAGCATTAA
- the glnD gene encoding [protein-PII] uridylyltransferase produces MALPNKVKKLLSDAEQLSDYRDCSSYFYKWLFNEFSKQPVGNLINARAEFIDRLLIKLFHVYDLAHEPDLALIAVGGYGRGELHPYSDIDFLLLVTQQPNAEISEKIGQFVTMLWDLNLEIGHSVRTIAQAIEQKREDVTFATSLLESRLIFGNHIEFEKLKNHIIDTPVWRSNEFFLAKVQEQHLRHRKCHGTAYNLEPNIKENPGGLRDLQTIIWVAKKHFRAETLQELISHGYLTHEEFQELSECLENLWNIRFALHLAAGRSENRLLFDHQPQAAEILGFGSDGKSSVERMMKRLFRIMSRVRELNLMLLAYFEQSISPKHHQPIIQELDRNFERIGNQIKVKSPSVFFRRDQLFMLFEHIADNPEITHIYPSTIRTIRQVRRRLLGDLQDYAACREAFLRLIKHPNGMGRAFTLMHKHGMLAAYLPQWRNIFGQMQFDLFHAYTVDEHTHRLINNIYQYFDKTGVSEFPICSEIVTRMDKPELLYLAGIFHDIAKGRGGDHSELGAVDALAFAKLHAFSVADGKLIAWLVSNHLLMSVTAQRKDINDPGVIKDFATRVKTERQLDYLYCLTVADIRATNDNLWNDWKNTLLRELYLHTQHALRLGLENPMDQRDQIRDKKHQAKQRLLNLGYMEDQIDLIWSRFKANYFTAFSEQQISWHSQHLANSEDLSQPSVIVSNKAMHGGTQVFVYSPYSGPLFARLVSVIGSKKAQIQHAQVLTTKDGYVLFNFVILEVNGEPIASGRAQSIKRALEQALFEPRKKIRFKKNRSQRFKDFNIKPKIVLRPHPRKDRSLIEIQAIDIPGLLTKIAEVFQAHLLHIHAARITTVGQRAEDFFVVSNNEYQALTDEEQAKIHQALRKKLNAETE; encoded by the coding sequence GTGGCATTACCCAACAAAGTAAAAAAGTTGCTTAGCGACGCAGAGCAACTTAGTGATTATCGCGATTGTTCTAGCTATTTTTATAAATGGCTTTTTAATGAGTTTTCTAAACAACCGGTTGGTAATTTAATTAATGCCAGGGCTGAATTCATAGATCGTTTGCTGATCAAACTGTTTCATGTTTATGATTTAGCGCACGAACCCGACCTAGCACTTATAGCCGTAGGTGGTTATGGACGAGGTGAATTACACCCCTATTCCGACATCGACTTTTTGCTACTAGTAACACAACAACCAAACGCTGAAATCAGCGAAAAAATAGGTCAGTTTGTTACCATGCTTTGGGATCTCAATTTAGAGATTGGGCACAGTGTTCGCACTATAGCGCAAGCCATAGAGCAAAAGCGTGAAGACGTTACCTTTGCCACCAGCTTATTAGAAAGCCGGCTTATTTTTGGTAATCATATAGAATTTGAAAAGCTAAAAAACCACATAATTGACACGCCAGTGTGGCGCTCAAATGAGTTTTTTTTAGCCAAAGTACAAGAGCAACATTTACGCCACCGAAAATGCCACGGCACAGCGTATAATCTCGAACCTAACATAAAAGAAAACCCCGGTGGCCTGCGCGATCTGCAAACCATTATTTGGGTTGCTAAAAAACACTTTAGAGCAGAAACCCTACAAGAGCTTATTAGCCATGGCTACCTTACTCACGAAGAGTTTCAAGAGCTTTCAGAGTGCCTAGAAAACTTATGGAATATTCGTTTTGCGCTGCATTTGGCTGCAGGGCGCTCAGAAAACCGCTTACTGTTTGATCACCAACCGCAAGCCGCCGAAATTCTGGGGTTTGGTAGCGATGGTAAATCGTCAGTTGAGCGCATGATGAAGCGTTTGTTTAGAATAATGAGCCGCGTACGCGAGCTAAACCTGATGCTGCTGGCGTACTTTGAACAAAGTATTTCGCCAAAACACCATCAACCTATTATTCAAGAGCTTGATCGCAATTTTGAGCGTATTGGCAATCAAATTAAAGTAAAAAGCCCATCGGTATTTTTTAGGCGCGATCAGCTTTTTATGTTATTTGAGCATATTGCCGACAACCCAGAAATAACGCACATTTATCCCAGCACTATTCGCACTATTCGCCAAGTGCGCCGCCGTTTACTAGGCGACTTACAAGATTACGCTGCCTGTCGCGAAGCTTTTTTACGTCTTATAAAGCACCCCAATGGTATGGGCCGTGCGTTTACCTTAATGCATAAACACGGCATGCTGGCTGCTTATTTACCGCAGTGGCGAAACATATTTGGGCAAATGCAATTTGACTTATTTCATGCCTACACAGTAGATGAGCACACCCACAGATTAATAAATAATATTTATCAGTACTTTGATAAAACCGGTGTCAGCGAATTTCCTATTTGTAGTGAAATAGTCACTCGTATGGATAAACCTGAGCTACTTTATTTAGCGGGTATATTTCATGACATAGCCAAAGGCCGTGGTGGCGACCACTCAGAGCTGGGCGCTGTTGACGCACTAGCCTTTGCAAAGTTACATGCCTTTTCTGTCGCCGATGGTAAACTAATCGCATGGCTGGTTAGTAATCATTTACTTATGTCGGTTACCGCACAACGTAAAGATATAAACGACCCTGGAGTTATTAAAGACTTTGCCACACGAGTAAAAACAGAGCGCCAACTTGATTATTTATATTGCTTAACCGTTGCCGATATACGTGCCACCAACGACAATTTATGGAACGATTGGAAAAACACCCTGCTGCGTGAGCTTTACTTACATACGCAACACGCACTGCGTTTAGGGCTTGAAAATCCAATGGATCAACGCGACCAAATTCGCGACAAAAAGCATCAAGCTAAACAGCGATTACTCAACTTAGGCTACATGGAAGACCAAATTGATTTAATTTGGAGCCGCTTTAAAGCCAATTACTTTACCGCTTTTAGCGAACAGCAAATTTCATGGCACAGCCAGCATTTAGCTAATAGCGAAGATTTAAGTCAACCGAGTGTTATCGTATCAAATAAAGCGATGCACGGTGGCACCCAAGTATTTGTATACAGCCCTTACTCTGGGCCTTTATTTGCCCGCTTAGTGAGTGTTATTGGTTCTAAAAAGGCGCAAATACAGCACGCGCAAGTACTTACCACCAAAGATGGCTACGTACTATTTAACTTTGTTATTTTAGAAGTAAATGGCGAGCCAATTGCCAGTGGCAGAGCACAATCAATTAAACGCGCCCTAGAGCAAGCCTTGTTTGAGCCGCGTAAAAAAATTCGCTTCAAAAAGAATCGCTCGCAACGCTTTAAAGACTTTAATATAAAACCTAAAATTGTGCTGCGCCCGCATCCGCGTAAAGATCGCAGCCTAATTGAAATCCAAGCAATTGATATACCCGGTTTATTGACTAAAATAGCCGAAGTTTTTCAAGCACACTTATTACACATACACGCTGCGCGTATCACCACAGTGGGGCAGCGCGCAGAAGATTTCTTCGTGGTCTCTAATAACGAGTACCAAGCACTTACAGACGAAGAACAAGCCAAAATTCATCAAGCATTGCGTAAAAAACTCAACGCAGAAACCGAATAA
- the dapD gene encoding 2,3,4,5-tetrahydropyridine-2,6-dicarboxylate N-succinyltransferase, with translation MSDLKTMIENAWDNRDSISPSTVSVEVKQAIIDALDLLDSGAARVAEKISGEWVVHQWLKKAVLLSFRIRENQAMDDGVNQFYDKVPLKFSDYTPEQFKQGGMRVVPNAVARKGSFVGKNVVLMPSYVNIGAYVDDGTMVDTWATVGSCAQIGKNVHLSGGVGIGGVLEPLQANPTIIEDNCFIGARSEIVEGVIVEEGAVISMGVYISQSTRIYDRETGEIHYGRVPAGAVVVPGALPSKDGSHSLYAAIIVKKVDQQTREKVGINALLRSIDDE, from the coding sequence ATGTCAGATTTAAAAACGATGATCGAAAACGCCTGGGATAACCGCGATAGCATTAGCCCAAGCACAGTATCTGTTGAAGTAAAGCAAGCCATTATTGACGCGCTTGACCTGCTAGACAGTGGCGCAGCACGCGTTGCTGAAAAAATATCGGGTGAATGGGTAGTACATCAATGGCTTAAAAAAGCGGTTTTACTGTCGTTCCGTATTCGCGAAAACCAAGCAATGGACGATGGCGTAAATCAGTTTTACGACAAAGTACCACTTAAATTTAGCGACTACACGCCGGAGCAATTTAAACAGGGCGGCATGCGCGTAGTGCCTAATGCTGTTGCGCGTAAAGGCAGCTTTGTAGGTAAAAACGTGGTACTTATGCCATCGTATGTAAACATTGGCGCATACGTTGACGACGGCACCATGGTTGATACATGGGCTACTGTAGGCTCGTGTGCACAAATTGGTAAGAACGTACACTTATCGGGTGGCGTAGGCATAGGCGGCGTTTTAGAGCCATTACAAGCCAACCCAACCATCATCGAAGACAACTGTTTTATTGGCGCACGCTCTGAAATAGTAGAAGGTGTAATTGTTGAAGAAGGCGCGGTAATTTCAATGGGCGTTTACATCAGCCAAAGTACCCGTATTTATGACCGTGAAACCGGTGAAATTCACTACGGCCGCGTACCAGCAGGCGCAGTAGTAGTCCCTGGCGCACTACCATCAAAAGACGGTAGCCACAGCCTGTACGCTGCAATTATAGTGAAAAAAGTAGATCAGCAAACACGCGAAAAAGTAGGCATCAACGCCCTGCTCCGCTCAATTGATGATGAATAG
- a CDS encoding IS5 family transposase, translating to MPRLMLTDGTWNVLSKVMYLSGRIYNKPNHRKTLEGILYKMRTGIPWRDLPSDFGRWSAIYRRFNLWSKKGILNELFRALSRDADMDWVFIDGSIVRAHQHSCGARTADNESIGKSRGGNSTKIHLAVDSGGLPVYYELSCGNTHDIVHAESLVANCPTSNMVVADKGYDSEKLRAFVRDNNATPVIPRKGNSLVGNEDIDWCMYKYRHLVENAFGRIKQYRGIATRYEKLERNYHSMLALAFTMMWLPMWAD from the coding sequence ATGCCAAGATTAATGTTAACAGACGGGACATGGAATGTCTTATCAAAAGTAATGTACTTAAGTGGTCGAATTTATAATAAGCCCAACCATAGAAAAACGCTCGAAGGCATACTGTATAAGATGCGCACAGGTATTCCATGGCGAGATTTACCTTCTGATTTTGGCCGTTGGAGTGCTATCTACAGACGGTTTAATTTATGGTCCAAAAAAGGGATTTTGAATGAACTGTTTCGCGCATTATCTCGTGATGCGGACATGGATTGGGTCTTCATTGATGGCAGTATTGTCAGGGCTCATCAACATAGTTGCGGTGCAAGAACTGCTGACAATGAATCAATTGGAAAGAGCCGAGGTGGAAATTCTACGAAAATTCATCTTGCAGTCGATAGCGGAGGGTTGCCTGTTTATTATGAATTATCCTGTGGAAATACGCATGATATCGTCCATGCAGAGTCACTCGTAGCTAATTGCCCAACAAGTAATATGGTTGTCGCAGATAAAGGCTACGACAGTGAAAAACTGAGAGCGTTTGTTCGTGATAATAACGCTACACCCGTTATTCCACGTAAGGGCAACAGTTTAGTAGGCAATGAAGATATTGACTGGTGCATGTACAAATATCGGCACTTGGTTGAGAATGCATTTGGCCGTATTAAGCAATATAGAGGGATAGCCACGCGGTATGAAAAGCTTGAACGAAATTATCATTCAATGCTCGCTTTAGCATTTACTATGATGTGGCTACCAATGTGGGCTGATTGA
- a CDS encoding BCCT family transporter: MTTKALRSTILLPVFLPAVFIILLLVIGTSSNPELAGKAFSIALTWITETFGWFYMLSVAIFLVFIVSVAASSWGNIKLGPDHSEPQYSFAEWFAMLFSAGYGVALLYFGVAEPVLHYASPPSGAAETVNAAKQAMQIAFFHWGFHIWAIYGIVGLVLAYFAFRHGLPLSIRSALYPLIGDRIYGPIGHAVDIFAILGTLFGIATTLGLSVTQINAGLHYLWPSIPINTTVQISAIAIITAAATISVVAGMDKGVKRLSILNMTLAISLMMFVFFIGPSIHILESFLQNTGSYLSGIVERTFNLQAYSRSDWIGNWTLFIFGWTIAWAPFVGMFIAKISRGRTIRQFVVGVMLVPTIFTFLWFSIFGDTALNLIMNEGLDTLITDVQANHAVALFQLFEVLPWSFFISLLTVFLIITFFVTSSDSGSLVIDSLASGGNANTPAWQRVFWAVLEGAVAAALLLAGGLSALQTMTIASALPFAIIMLIATVGLWRALVIEGHRDTSLQAHTLNGRNLNLSHWKRRLAAMIDYPNKSKVHNFIDQVVTKAMKEVQAELKSRQWHAEVVFDADLCRAHLTVLRHEHMDFVYDIRLTEHAMPSFVHSELKPETDNTETYCRAEVYLRRGGLSYDIFGYSEDDIVKDILDQFENYLHFLDNSPGELPWDMTEHDEMLNTDK; encoded by the coding sequence ATGACAACAAAAGCTTTACGCTCAACTATTTTACTCCCCGTATTTTTGCCTGCCGTATTCATCATTCTCCTTTTAGTGATAGGTACGAGCAGTAACCCTGAACTTGCTGGTAAAGCATTCAGTATCGCCCTTACTTGGATAACAGAAACCTTTGGCTGGTTTTATATGTTATCTGTCGCTATATTTTTAGTATTTATAGTCTCTGTTGCCGCCTCTAGTTGGGGAAACATAAAACTAGGGCCCGATCACTCAGAGCCGCAATATAGCTTTGCAGAGTGGTTTGCTATGTTATTTTCTGCAGGCTACGGTGTTGCACTGCTCTACTTTGGTGTTGCTGAGCCTGTATTGCATTATGCATCTCCACCTTCGGGTGCGGCAGAAACAGTTAACGCTGCTAAACAAGCAATGCAAATTGCATTTTTCCATTGGGGATTTCATATATGGGCAATATACGGAATTGTAGGTTTAGTACTTGCCTACTTTGCTTTTCGTCATGGTTTGCCCCTATCAATTCGCTCAGCGTTATATCCTTTAATTGGCGATAGAATTTATGGCCCAATTGGTCACGCGGTCGATATATTTGCTATTTTAGGTACTCTATTTGGTATAGCCACGACCTTGGGGTTATCGGTAACGCAAATAAATGCGGGCCTACATTATTTATGGCCAAGCATTCCTATAAATACCACAGTGCAAATATCAGCCATTGCTATTATAACCGCAGCAGCAACCATCTCTGTGGTAGCAGGTATGGATAAAGGCGTTAAGCGCTTATCTATTTTGAATATGACCTTGGCAATATCTTTAATGATGTTTGTATTTTTTATTGGTCCTAGCATTCATATTTTAGAATCTTTTTTACAAAATACTGGCAGTTACTTAAGCGGTATTGTTGAGCGTACCTTTAACTTGCAAGCTTATAGTCGCAGCGACTGGATAGGTAACTGGACCTTATTTATATTTGGCTGGACAATTGCCTGGGCACCTTTTGTGGGTATGTTTATCGCAAAAATTAGCCGTGGTCGCACCATCAGGCAATTTGTTGTTGGGGTAATGTTAGTGCCCACCATATTCACATTTTTATGGTTTTCGATATTTGGTGATACGGCTCTCAATTTAATAATGAATGAAGGATTAGACACTTTAATTACTGATGTGCAAGCGAACCATGCCGTAGCGCTATTTCAATTATTTGAAGTATTACCTTGGTCATTCTTTATTTCGCTATTAACGGTATTTTTAATTATCACCTTCTTTGTTACCTCGTCTGACTCTGGCTCGCTCGTTATTGATTCATTAGCTTCAGGTGGTAATGCAAACACTCCTGCATGGCAGCGGGTATTTTGGGCGGTTCTTGAAGGTGCGGTTGCTGCAGCTTTATTACTGGCAGGCGGGCTCAGCGCACTGCAAACTATGACAATAGCCAGTGCATTACCCTTTGCTATTATTATGCTAATTGCCACTGTTGGCCTATGGCGTGCGCTTGTAATTGAAGGGCATCGCGATACCAGTTTACAAGCACATACTTTAAACGGCAGAAACTTAAATTTATCGCATTGGAAGCGCCGTTTAGCAGCCATGATCGACTACCCAAACAAAAGCAAAGTACATAACTTTATTGACCAAGTAGTGACTAAAGCGATGAAAGAAGTGCAAGCCGAATTAAAATCTCGACAATGGCATGCTGAAGTAGTATTTGATGCCGACTTATGTCGCGCGCACTTAACTGTTTTACGCCATGAACATATGGACTTTGTATACGACATAAGGTTAACAGAGCATGCAATGCCTAGTTTTGTTCACTCTGAGCTAAAACCTGAAACAGATAACACTGAAACGTATTGTCGTGCAGAGGTATACTTACGCCGTGGTGGTTTGTCGTATGATATTTTTGGCTATAGCGAAGATGATATTGTGAAAGATATTCTCGACCAATTTGAAAACTATTTGCACTTTTTAGATAACAGCCCAGGCGAGCTTCCTTGGGATATGACTGAGCATGACGAAATGCTAAACACCGACAAATAA
- a CDS encoding 4a-hydroxytetrahydrobiopterin dehydratase: MSSLSAQKCEACHADAPKVSDEELAQLITKIPDWVPEVRDGIMQLERVYKFKNFKQAIAFTNKVGDMAEDEGHHPGLLTEWGKVTVTWWSHSIKGLHKNDFICAAKTDDVFNAL, from the coding sequence ATGTCTTCATTAAGTGCACAAAAATGCGAAGCCTGTCATGCCGATGCGCCAAAAGTATCAGACGAAGAGCTAGCGCAATTAATTACCAAAATCCCTGATTGGGTACCTGAAGTACGCGATGGCATTATGCAGCTTGAGCGTGTTTACAAATTTAAAAACTTTAAACAAGCTATTGCGTTTACTAACAAAGTAGGCGACATGGCTGAAGACGAAGGCCATCACCCAGGTTTATTAACCGAGTGGGGCAAAGTAACAGTTACTTGGTGGAGCCATTCAATTAAGGGACTACACAAAAACGATTTTATTTGCGCCGCTAAAACAGATGACGTATTTAACGCGCTGTAA
- the phhA gene encoding phenylalanine 4-monooxygenase, with protein MAKASKYTSKTPDENGVIHWSDEENKIWSELVARQLACIEGKACNEYMEGLKKINLPHDRIPQLSELNEVLLATTGWQVAPVPALIDFDEFFRLLANKQFPVATFIRSRDEFDYLQEPDVFHEIFGHCAMLTNPDFAEFTHKYGKLGYAAEKKDRVYLARMYWFTVEFGLMQTDNGLRIYGGGILSSPGETQYVYSSTPEITPMSVLDVLRTPYRIDIMQPQYYTINSIHDLFDISQMDIMALVEQAKELGLHDPKFSPKEKLAS; from the coding sequence ATGGCTAAAGCAAGTAAATACACCTCCAAAACACCAGATGAAAATGGCGTTATACATTGGAGCGATGAAGAAAATAAAATTTGGTCTGAGCTCGTAGCGCGCCAACTTGCGTGCATTGAAGGCAAAGCCTGTAACGAATATATGGAAGGTTTAAAAAAAATAAACCTGCCACACGATCGTATTCCGCAACTTAGTGAGCTAAACGAAGTACTGCTAGCCACTACCGGTTGGCAAGTAGCGCCAGTGCCGGCACTTATCGACTTTGATGAGTTTTTTCGGTTACTGGCCAATAAGCAATTTCCGGTGGCGACTTTTATTCGTAGCCGGGATGAGTTTGATTACCTACAAGAACCCGATGTGTTTCATGAAATATTTGGTCACTGCGCTATGCTTACTAACCCTGATTTTGCAGAGTTTACGCATAAATACGGAAAACTTGGCTACGCGGCAGAGAAAAAAGATCGTGTATACCTAGCGCGCATGTACTGGTTTACCGTTGAATTTGGTTTAATGCAAACCGATAATGGTTTGCGTATATACGGCGGTGGTATTTTATCAAGCCCAGGAGAAACCCAGTACGTATACTCAAGCACGCCAGAAATTACGCCAATGAGTGTATTAGATGTGCTGCGTACCCCGTACCGAATTGATATTATGCAACCGCAGTACTACACCATAAATTCGATTCATGATCTGTTTGATATATCGCAAATGGATATAATGGCTTTGGTTGAACAAGCAAAAGAACTTGGCTTGCACGACCCAAAATTTTCACCAAAAGAAAAATTAGCTAGTTAA
- the megL gene encoding methionine gamma-lyase has translation MSKHHINTQCIHGPQKANDPHGALTSPLYQTSTFHFENAAQGAARFAGDEPGYIYTRLGNPTTTELEQKVAQLEGCEAAAATATGMGAVSASVLSFLSQGDHLIASSALYGCTFAFFSHMLPRWGIEVTFVDMTNEDELRAAIKPNSKMIFVETPINPTMAVIDLALIGAVAKQHNLISVVDNTFLTPLLQSPKQYGIDIIVHSATKYLNGHGDVVAGIVCGSMEHITLIKMTVLKDIGATISPHDAWLINRGLKTIAIRIERHCISAQTIAEYLEAHPQVSKVYYPGLKSHPGYKFIGKQMKAAGGVIAFELKGSLQQGAQFIDSMRLCTIAVSLGDAETLIQHPASMTHSPYTPEERLAAGISDGLIRLSVGLEDVNDIIADLHQAFTQIN, from the coding sequence ATGAGCAAGCATCATATAAACACCCAATGTATTCACGGCCCGCAAAAAGCAAACGACCCTCACGGCGCACTCACTTCTCCTTTGTATCAAACCTCAACTTTTCATTTTGAAAATGCAGCGCAAGGTGCAGCACGTTTTGCTGGCGATGAGCCGGGCTATATTTATACCCGCCTAGGCAACCCAACTACTACCGAGCTTGAACAAAAAGTAGCGCAATTAGAGGGCTGTGAAGCGGCTGCAGCAACGGCAACTGGTATGGGGGCGGTATCGGCCTCAGTACTTAGCTTTTTATCGCAAGGGGATCATTTAATTGCATCGAGTGCTTTATATGGGTGTACCTTTGCGTTTTTCTCGCACATGTTGCCGCGCTGGGGAATAGAAGTCACCTTTGTTGATATGACCAACGAGGATGAACTACGCGCTGCAATTAAACCCAATTCAAAAATGATATTTGTAGAAACGCCCATTAACCCCACTATGGCGGTTATCGATTTAGCATTAATTGGCGCCGTTGCAAAGCAGCACAACTTAATTAGCGTGGTCGACAACACCTTTTTAACGCCATTACTACAATCACCTAAGCAGTACGGTATCGATATTATAGTACACAGTGCTACCAAATATTTAAACGGCCATGGCGATGTGGTAGCGGGCATTGTATGTGGATCTATGGAGCATATAACGCTAATAAAAATGACGGTGCTTAAAGACATTGGCGCCACTATAAGCCCGCACGATGCTTGGCTTATTAATAGAGGTTTAAAAACCATCGCCATAAGAATTGAGCGCCACTGTATCAGCGCACAAACAATTGCCGAATACTTAGAAGCGCACCCACAAGTAAGTAAAGTTTACTATCCTGGGCTTAAATCGCACCCTGGATATAAATTTATTGGCAAACAAATGAAAGCGGCAGGCGGTGTTATTGCTTTTGAGCTAAAAGGTAGTTTGCAGCAGGGGGCGCAATTCATTGATAGTATGCGGCTTTGTACAATTGCCGTAAGTTTAGGCGACGCTGAAACACTTATTCAACATCCAGCCTCTATGACCCATTCACCTTACACACCAGAGGAAAGACTCGCTGCAGGTATTAGCGATGGATTAATTAGGCTTTCGGTTGGACTTGAAGATGTTAACGATATTATTGCTGATCTTCATCAGGCATTTACTCAAATAAATTAG
- a CDS encoding YcjF family protein — protein MSESNQEFQAGRRINTQSMEQNEPELAPAKIIEHGQSDYQEDNDEALEPEIDLAPVYKKSKWQTLKGIFVVSFIVLVLLEFAFSLVLAFQQSIILGSIYLTAVVSGVLLIGRLLWREYRMLRSLKRNQLHRHEADRLLNSEQVGGALPWLEKLNKHQQLDNFETFKNQVATHHSDKEIMTLYANSLLITQDTQAKKLINRFATESALLVALSPLALVDMMAVLWRGTKLIEQIGKIYGIGFGYASRIKLYRMLIKQVMFVGSAELISDLAATALSAELLGKLSGRAAQGLSAGIFTARIGYKAMELSRPLPRLENKRNLLKSTVQNIASKIISRKKPETTE, from the coding sequence ATGAGTGAATCAAACCAAGAGTTTCAAGCAGGACGTCGTATAAATACCCAGAGTATGGAGCAAAACGAACCTGAATTGGCGCCTGCAAAAATAATTGAACATGGACAAAGTGATTACCAAGAAGATAATGACGAAGCGCTAGAGCCAGAAATTGACCTAGCGCCAGTATATAAAAAGTCAAAATGGCAAACGCTCAAAGGCATTTTTGTTGTTAGTTTTATAGTGCTGGTATTGCTAGAGTTCGCTTTTTCATTGGTACTGGCTTTTCAACAGTCGATTATTTTAGGCAGTATATATTTAACCGCTGTAGTGAGTGGGGTGTTGCTTATCGGGCGCTTATTATGGCGCGAATACCGAATGCTGCGCAGTTTAAAACGTAACCAGTTACATCGCCATGAAGCCGACAGGCTGTTAAATAGCGAGCAAGTAGGCGGCGCATTACCTTGGCTTGAAAAACTAAATAAACATCAGCAACTTGATAACTTTGAAACTTTTAAAAATCAAGTGGCAACGCATCACAGCGATAAAGAAATAATGACGCTGTACGCCAATAGTTTATTAATAACGCAAGATACCCAAGCTAAAAAGCTAATTAATCGCTTTGCAACTGAATCGGCGTTACTAGTTGCGCTTAGCCCGCTGGCGCTGGTGGATATGATGGCTGTGCTGTGGCGTGGTACTAAGTTAATAGAGCAAATAGGAAAAATTTACGGGATTGGTTTTGGTTACGCAAGTCGCATAAAACTGTATCGCATGCTAATAAAGCAAGTAATGTTTGTGGGCAGTGCCGAGCTTATTTCTGATTTAGCTGCAACCGCGCTAAGCGCCGAGTTATTAGGTAAGCTTTCAGGGCGAGCAGCACAGGGCTTAAGTGCCGGTATATTTACCGCGCGCATTGGCTACAAAGCAATGGAACTAAGCCGCCCATTACCTCGGCTTGAAAATAAACGCAATTTATTAAAAAGTACGGTACAAAATATTGCTAGTAAAATTATTAGCCGTAAAAAGCCCGAGACAACGGAATAA